DNA from Krasilnikovia cinnamomea:
GGAAGGTGGGGACGTCCGGATCGTGCTGGTCTTCGAGAAGTTCGACGGCGTGTCGGGCGGTGCGGCCTGGCAGGACCTCAAACTCGGCCTGGACCACCTGACCCGGTGGAAGCGCATCGCGCTGGTGACCGACGTCGACTGGATGATCCACTTGGTGTCCCTGTTCGGCTGGATGACCCCGGGCGACATGCGGCACTTCCCGCTGGCGGAGCGAGCCCAGGCCGTCACCTGGGCCGCGGGCTGAGCGCGGAGTTCAGCCCAGCGTCACCACCCGGGTACGACGATTCAGTCGTCGTTGCGCAGCACCAGGATGGCGATGTCGTCGCGTGGCTCCTCCACCGAGAAGTTGATGGTGGTGGAGCGCAGCCGCGCCGCCATGACCTTCGCCGGGTACCCGGCCAGCGGCCGCGCCGCCTCGCGCAGCCGCGACGTGCCGAACAGCTCCCGCCCGCGACGGCGTTCGGTCACCCCGTCGGTGTAGAAGATGAGCGAGTCGCCGCTGCGCAGGCGCACCGCCGCGGCCGGGGTGGAGATCGTCTCCAGCAGCCCGAGCGCCGTGCC
Protein-coding regions in this window:
- a CDS encoding STAS/SEC14 domain-containing protein is translated as MLEPLDDLPAGVIGFRAVGELHTSDYRDVLGPAIDQVVAEGGDVRIVLVFEKFDGVSGGAAWQDLKLGLDHLTRWKRIALVTDVDWMIHLVSLFGWMTPGDMRHFPLAERAQAVTWAAG